Proteins from one Astatotilapia calliptera chromosome 8, fAstCal1.2, whole genome shotgun sequence genomic window:
- the LOC113028366 gene encoding serine/threonine-protein kinase pim-1-like: MNKETRKNTSPADKKGEFQARYVEEHHLGGGGCRAVFAGYRITDRCPVAIKHIPKDRIPIKVTGENAKRVLVEVAIMLKLAAEADGPVGASAPVSLLDWFDLGTELILVLERPVPAVDLHDYITANGGCLPEEKAKVILKQLVDAAKHLEDKHIFHRDIKSENILIETGSDVPRVRIIDFGLSCFAKERSVCRLFYGTAIHTPPECYGRKKYRAGPTTVWQMGVVLYEALHVGDFNTMTFLQKELKFNKDLSPHCRNFLDACLTNVPEKHPTLGDLQLHPWLR; this comes from the exons atgAACAAGGAAACGAGAAAAAATACAAGTCCAGCAGATAAGAAAG gTGAATTCCAGGCCAGATACGTGGAGGAGCACCATCTTGGAGGAGGCGGCTGTAGAGCAGTGTTTGCTGGCTACCGGATAACGGATCGTTGCCCA GTAGCCATCAAACACATTCCAAAGGACAGAATCCCCATCAAAGTGACG GGTGAAAACGCGAAGCGGGTCTTGGTGGAAGTGGCCATTATGCTGAAGCTTGCAGCTGAAGCGGATGGACCAGTGGGAGCGTCAGCACCCGTGTCTCTGCTGGACTGGTTTGACCTCGGCACAGAGCTGATCCTGGTGCTGGAGAGACCCGTCCCCGCTGTGGACCTGCATGATTACATCACAGCAAATGGAGGATGTTTACCAGAGGAAAAGGCCAAG GTCATTCTGAAGCAGCTGGTTGATGCAGCAAAGCACCTGGAGGATAAACACATCTTTCACCGGGACATCAAGAGTGAGAACATTCTGATTGAGACCGGCTCAGATGTGCCTCGTGTTCGTATCATCGACTTTGGACTGAGCTGCTTTGCTAAGGAGCGATCGGTGTGCCGCCTCTTCTATG GTACAGCTATTCACACCCCTCCCGAATGTTACGGACGCAAAAAATACAGGGCTGGACCCACCACGGTGTGGCAAATGGGAGTGGTGCTGTATGAAGCGCTTCATGTGGGGGACTTTAATACCATGACGTTCCTCCAAAAGGAACTGAAATTCAACAAGGATCTGTCGCCAC aCTGCCGGAACTTCTTGGACGCATGTTTAACCAACGTCCCGGAGAAGCACCCAACGCTGGGGGACCTCCAGCTTCACCCCTGGCTCAGATAA